A single window of Leptospira inadai serovar Lyme str. 10 DNA harbors:
- a CDS encoding DUF962 domain-containing protein has translation MKSVESWFGEYGESHQNKINKAIHWICVPAIYFSVLGMIWAIPSPTFLTNISPHLNFAMLSIACVILFYLRLSLTLALGMLVVSLPMYAVILELEATAPIPVWQISLGIFAIAWIFQFIGHKVEGKKPSFFKDLQFLLIGPIWLLGFIYKKLNIAY, from the coding sequence ATGAAATCAGTCGAATCCTGGTTCGGCGAGTATGGAGAAAGCCACCAGAATAAAATCAACAAGGCGATTCATTGGATATGTGTACCTGCGATCTACTTTAGCGTATTAGGTATGATTTGGGCGATTCCTAGTCCTACATTCTTGACGAATATCAGTCCGCATTTAAACTTTGCGATGCTATCGATTGCTTGTGTAATTCTATTCTATCTGAGACTTTCCCTGACACTTGCATTAGGAATGCTTGTCGTTTCCCTCCCGATGTACGCGGTCATTTTAGAATTAGAGGCGACTGCTCCGATCCCTGTTTGGCAAATTTCACTCGGGATTTTTGCGATTGCATGGATCTTTCAGTTCATCGGCCACAAGGTAGAAGGCAAAAAACCTTCTTTTTTTAAGGATCTACAGTTTCTGCTCATTGGGCCGATTTGGCTGCTTGGTTTCATCTACAAAAAATTGAACATTGCCTACTAA
- a CDS encoding glycerol-3-phosphate dehydrogenase/oxidase, producing the protein MVNTRVSRSKSSKTELSSHVYDTLIIGGGITGATLLWDATLRGLRALLVEKNDFASGTSQATSKLIHGGLRYLKNAEFALVRESLRERRILAKISPHAVKTLGFLVPVYSRTEKLVLAAGMQMYDAFSFDKNREISPDRWIPKFRFLSKEETLVESHSLPKEGLKGAYLYYDYQNINPERHTCEFIFSAQRNGGQAYNYTELVALSKQQEAYQAILLDKRSRKKIPVFAKTVVNAAGPWADFIESLAGVGMDKVLVRSKGIHIVTRAISGSKALVLKKKDKTHMFVLPWRGKTIIGTTDTVYQDSPDKFKVTKNDIRGLLEEINYAYGYTELKETDVDFFYGGMRPLVEDPGETSDTYNASRKTEIIHHKDQGLPGFFTALGGKYTTSRGLAEKITDQLCDYLPGTYLPCETNFVPLISGEFSDLASLIHGLANKFPKLSGEVLETVANRYGSISYEILQNAKPGEPYAILANGEKLYISEIRYIANGESILKARDFFFHRSGAGVPGLPSAENLEFIMEELGKSLGWNGAQRKSEKAEILARFQIG; encoded by the coding sequence ATGGTCAATACTCGCGTTTCTCGTTCGAAATCCTCGAAGACTGAACTTTCCTCTCATGTTTATGATACTTTGATCATTGGAGGGGGAATTACCGGAGCGACTTTGCTCTGGGATGCGACCCTTAGGGGACTGAGAGCGTTACTAGTGGAAAAGAACGACTTCGCGTCAGGAACTAGTCAGGCCACATCTAAGCTCATTCATGGAGGTTTGAGATATCTTAAAAATGCGGAGTTTGCTCTAGTTAGAGAATCGCTTCGGGAAAGAAGAATTCTTGCGAAGATCAGTCCTCACGCCGTAAAAACCCTGGGCTTTCTTGTTCCGGTTTACTCCAGGACCGAAAAACTGGTGTTAGCCGCCGGGATGCAAATGTATGACGCATTCTCATTTGATAAGAACAGGGAAATTTCGCCGGATCGCTGGATTCCTAAATTTAGATTTTTAAGTAAGGAGGAGACTCTTGTCGAATCGCACTCCTTACCGAAGGAGGGATTGAAGGGGGCATATCTATATTACGACTACCAAAATATCAATCCGGAACGTCACACCTGCGAATTTATCTTCTCAGCGCAACGGAACGGAGGCCAGGCATATAATTATACGGAACTAGTTGCGCTTAGCAAACAACAAGAGGCGTACCAGGCCATTCTTTTGGATAAACGAAGCCGTAAGAAAATACCGGTTTTTGCGAAAACCGTCGTTAATGCTGCGGGGCCCTGGGCGGATTTTATCGAATCGCTCGCCGGAGTCGGAATGGATAAGGTTCTAGTAAGATCGAAAGGCATTCATATCGTGACTCGCGCAATTTCCGGTTCAAAAGCTTTAGTATTAAAGAAGAAAGATAAAACTCATATGTTTGTACTTCCTTGGCGAGGAAAGACCATTATCGGAACGACCGACACGGTTTATCAGGACTCGCCGGATAAATTTAAAGTTACGAAGAATGATATCCGGGGTTTGCTCGAGGAAATTAATTATGCCTATGGATATACGGAATTAAAGGAAACCGACGTGGATTTTTTCTATGGAGGCATGCGGCCCCTTGTGGAAGACCCGGGAGAGACCTCGGATACGTACAACGCTTCCCGGAAAACGGAAATTATTCACCATAAAGATCAGGGACTTCCCGGATTTTTTACCGCTCTCGGAGGAAAATATACGACTAGCCGAGGACTTGCGGAAAAGATCACAGACCAGCTATGTGATTATTTACCCGGAACCTATTTACCCTGTGAGACGAATTTCGTCCCTTTGATTTCCGGAGAATTTTCCGATCTCGCTTCCCTCATTCATGGTTTAGCGAACAAGTTTCCGAAATTAAGCGGGGAAGTTTTGGAAACCGTTGCGAATCGTTACGGCAGTATCTCGTATGAAATTCTTCAAAATGCCAAACCTGGAGAACCGTATGCAATTTTAGCAAACGGAGAAAAATTATATATTTCCGAAATTCGATACATTGCAAATGGGGAATCGATCCTGAAGGCTCGCGATTTCTTCTTTCATAGGTCCGGAGCGGGAGTCCCGGGATTACCCTCCGCGGAAAATCTAGAATTCATTATGGAAGAACTTGGAAAGTCCTTGGGCTGGAACGGAGCTCAAAGAAAATCCGAAAAAGCGGAGATTCTCGCCAGATTTCAGATAGGCTAG
- a CDS encoding DJ-1 family glyoxalase III, translating into MAKVLVPFATGMEEIEAVVIVDVLRRAGIQVITAGLSDGPVQASRGTRHLPDTILSEIVHEDFDMVVLPGGNLGTQNLGKDPNIIELLNRYKKQGKWIAAICAAPSILKEHGILNSGQKFTGFPGSVEKTSEYTGSRLEESGKIITSIGPGSAFEFALRIVDILAGSAKKKEVESGLYLHR; encoded by the coding sequence ATGGCTAAAGTTCTGGTACCTTTTGCCACCGGAATGGAGGAAATAGAAGCGGTCGTTATTGTGGATGTTCTCCGTAGGGCCGGGATACAAGTCATTACTGCAGGACTCTCTGATGGTCCCGTTCAAGCTTCCCGCGGAACCCGCCACCTCCCGGACACCATACTTTCGGAAATCGTGCACGAAGACTTCGATATGGTCGTTCTTCCGGGAGGAAATTTAGGGACGCAAAATCTAGGGAAAGATCCGAACATAATCGAATTACTAAATCGTTATAAAAAGCAAGGAAAATGGATCGCAGCAATATGTGCGGCTCCGAGTATTCTAAAGGAGCACGGTATATTAAATTCCGGTCAGAAATTTACCGGTTTCCCGGGATCCGTGGAAAAAACGAGCGAATACACCGGCTCGAGACTCGAAGAATCCGGAAAAATCATAACGAGTATCGGCCCGGGTTCCGCCTTTGAATTTGCATTACGAATCGTAGATATCTTAGCCGGTTCTGCCAAGAAAAAGGAAGTCGAATCCGGACTTTATTTACACCGATGA
- a CDS encoding NYN domain-containing protein → MHLVVDGFNLIYKFPELEAFMYSDRLREARVGLLRILEAYSSKIKNPNIHVFFDGKKEKGSEVRKDAYGNIQVYFSQDLKADDLIKDYIKYSPRPSELFIVSSDQEILLFAKRLGSKTITSEDFAAKVADAFSEKPRPMEKDSERKLSPGEILYWKELFKKGK, encoded by the coding sequence ATGCACTTAGTAGTAGACGGTTTCAATTTGATTTACAAATTTCCCGAATTGGAAGCATTTATGTATTCCGATCGACTTCGCGAAGCTAGGGTTGGGCTTCTTAGGATTTTAGAAGCGTATTCTTCGAAAATTAAGAACCCGAATATACACGTTTTCTTTGATGGAAAGAAAGAAAAAGGAAGCGAGGTAAGAAAGGACGCTTACGGAAATATTCAAGTTTACTTCAGCCAAGATTTAAAAGCGGACGATCTGATCAAGGATTATATCAAGTACTCGCCGAGACCTTCCGAGCTATTCATAGTAAGCTCGGATCAGGAAATTTTACTTTTTGCAAAACGATTAGGATCAAAAACTATCACATCCGAAGATTTTGCAGCGAAAGTCGCCGATGCTTTCAGCGAAAAACCGAGACCAATGGAGAAAGATTCGGAACGAAAGCTTTCTCCCGGCGAAATTCTATATTGGAAAGAACTCTTCAAGAAGGGAAAATAA
- a CDS encoding MBOAT family O-acyltransferase, whose translation MLFNSILFLIFFSVVYIIYWLLPDRRRQDFLLFSSAVFYVLGASTIFGGVGFLAHFTAIITANYFAYYRIRTSNHKKRWMISAVLLNVINLGFFKYFYFINRILADITGYPFFEEIPRILKISLPLAVSFYSFQMIASAIDAYRKPEGEILTLKQFFSFVLFFPILIVGPILRMKDFFPNLGNLSPSKEKVVRAGYLMISGLIKKILVADPVANVIAPVFANPGQYDNLSLMLGGFGYTIQVYCDFSGLTDMARSVGLMLGFELPENFKAPLFAPSGRELWQRWHMTLSFWLRDYVYFSLGGSKTGEWRTYLNLIITMTVGGIWHGADYTFIAWGFYWGVILAAERFFVKRFGWDDGESSNRFLNLIRVQIIFVLFSFSAILFRSNSAGKMVQHVAGLIVNLPEKLSGILIANGSSWIDQATSLISGPSPFKLERMENMEKLAYSYLAFLFFHFVQYKPERIRKIGENRIWILVLCAILTVFAITLYSEDSSVCIYCQF comes from the coding sequence GTGCTCTTCAATTCCATCCTATTTCTTATCTTTTTTTCCGTCGTTTATATCATTTACTGGCTTTTGCCGGATCGGAGAAGACAAGATTTTTTACTGTTTTCAAGCGCCGTATTTTATGTTCTAGGCGCGTCTACGATTTTCGGTGGAGTAGGATTTCTCGCTCATTTTACGGCGATCATAACGGCGAACTACTTCGCTTATTATCGGATTCGAACCTCGAATCACAAAAAGAGGTGGATGATATCCGCCGTTCTACTGAACGTCATCAATCTAGGATTCTTCAAGTATTTTTACTTCATCAATCGAATACTTGCGGATATCACAGGATATCCTTTCTTCGAAGAAATTCCTAGAATATTAAAAATATCCTTACCGTTGGCGGTCAGCTTCTACAGTTTTCAAATGATCGCGTCCGCTATCGACGCGTATCGAAAGCCGGAAGGCGAGATCCTAACTTTAAAACAATTTTTCTCTTTCGTTCTATTCTTCCCGATCTTAATAGTCGGCCCTATATTGAGGATGAAGGATTTTTTTCCGAACTTAGGAAATCTATCTCCTAGTAAGGAAAAAGTCGTTCGAGCGGGCTACTTAATGATCTCCGGATTAATTAAAAAAATCCTGGTAGCAGACCCTGTTGCGAACGTAATCGCACCGGTGTTCGCAAATCCGGGTCAATACGATAATCTTTCCCTCATGCTTGGTGGGTTCGGATATACGATCCAGGTTTATTGCGATTTCTCGGGTTTAACCGATATGGCAAGGTCCGTCGGCCTGATGCTCGGCTTCGAACTGCCGGAGAATTTTAAGGCGCCACTTTTTGCACCATCCGGCCGGGAACTTTGGCAACGATGGCATATGACACTTTCGTTTTGGTTGAGAGATTACGTTTACTTTTCGTTAGGCGGTAGCAAAACGGGTGAGTGGAGAACCTATCTCAATTTAATCATTACGATGACGGTTGGAGGAATTTGGCACGGAGCGGATTACACTTTTATTGCCTGGGGTTTCTATTGGGGCGTTATCCTCGCTGCGGAAAGATTTTTCGTTAAACGGTTCGGATGGGATGACGGAGAATCCTCAAATCGCTTCTTGAACCTAATCAGAGTTCAAATCATATTCGTATTATTCTCTTTTAGCGCAATCCTGTTCAGATCGAATTCCGCCGGAAAAATGGTCCAACACGTCGCGGGATTGATCGTCAATCTTCCCGAAAAACTTTCCGGAATTTTAATAGCAAACGGATCGAGTTGGATCGACCAAGCGACTTCGTTAATTTCCGGACCTTCTCCGTTTAAGCTAGAAAGAATGGAGAATATGGAAAAACTTGCATACTCTTATCTAGCGTTTTTGTTCTTTCATTTCGTACAATATAAACCGGAACGGATTCGAAAAATCGGCGAAAATCGTATCTGGATTTTAGTGCTTTGCGCGATTCTTACCGTATTTGCGATCACGTTATATTCCGAAGATTCCAGTGTTTGCATCTATTGCCAATTTTAG
- a CDS encoding PaaI family thioesterase: protein MAQENHLQEMQKEWDKFSKLVPSMKVPPPAFQELSGEFVSYVRKKELTCTFYIEPRFSNPMGVFQGGFLAAAFDNTFGPLCYLAAGKPTTTLELSVSYIRMVKENQRIRVTARVVARGNQHIYLEAEAFDEEEKLLAKSTTQVLILKIPGAEKQD, encoded by the coding sequence ATGGCCCAAGAAAATCATCTGCAGGAAATGCAAAAAGAATGGGATAAATTTTCCAAGTTGGTCCCCTCCATGAAAGTTCCCCCTCCCGCGTTCCAAGAACTTTCCGGTGAGTTTGTTTCTTATGTTCGTAAAAAAGAACTGACTTGCACTTTTTATATCGAACCGAGATTTTCCAATCCGATGGGAGTCTTCCAAGGCGGATTTTTAGCTGCCGCGTTTGATAATACGTTCGGCCCGCTTTGCTATCTGGCTGCAGGGAAACCCACTACCACGCTGGAGCTTAGCGTAAGCTATATTCGCATGGTCAAAGAAAATCAGCGGATTCGCGTTACGGCCAGGGTGGTGGCACGGGGTAATCAGCATATTTATCTGGAAGCGGAGGCTTTTGACGAGGAAGAAAAACTTCTCGCTAAGTCGACGACTCAAGTTTTGATTTTGAAGATTCCTGGCGCCGAAAAACAGGACTAG
- a CDS encoding PP2C family protein-serine/threonine phosphatase translates to MTSPQNLLRKIRVSWGDFLSIFEPDPDRRTYEQEYKQDLNRQVMTLQYPGSILGIFVWLGFALGTDQKLHPEFPELVYFRIGLSLISMISLALFLLGSITKIPIRKFGLEFAYVFASYFLLSCSFFTGRIADDPNYVSGLQIAVLIIVFLPIPRRVSFLLYGASISVFILAVILYSPPLNTPQAAYSMQNLGIAYSVAIVFSIIVEKYRFATFVGNFKIVEKNREISEKMDQIQILKERQDGDYFLTSLLLTPLLKKEITAESPLTVEFLFDQYKKFSFRGKEYEIGGDYTSAYEILLRGKKYTAFINGDAMGKSVQGAGGALVLGSVFNSIISRSRLSPEIQARSPERWLKEGFLDLQNVFETFDGFMLVSAVMGLVDLGTGTLYFVNAEHPWPVLYRDGKASFLGTDSNIRKLGISEILNSKIAVQTFKLRPNDIVFCGSDGKDDLILEENFSGKRTINEDETQFLHCVEESQGDLEKIRRSLLTKGKLSDDLSLLSLAYRPSQDPYNSDESSVLVKAEAAFKSRNYSDAIHILEESLPKDSGIWQELSPKIAKALSRLYDKLGRIREAAIWAETALDWDPADSEFFFQTSLLWKKVYAASRDDEALERASEYGERFRVRTPAHVRNLINLSDTYRLLGNRVRASKLLAEASELLPDDPKIRNLRQLLEQRKP, encoded by the coding sequence ATGACATCTCCTCAGAATCTTCTCAGAAAAATCCGAGTCTCGTGGGGGGACTTTCTTTCTATCTTCGAACCCGATCCGGATCGAAGGACATACGAACAAGAATATAAGCAAGATCTGAATCGACAAGTCATGACTCTACAATACCCGGGATCGATTCTCGGAATTTTTGTATGGTTAGGATTCGCTCTGGGGACCGATCAGAAGCTGCATCCTGAATTTCCGGAACTCGTTTATTTTCGGATCGGACTTTCCTTAATCAGTATGATTTCCCTTGCCCTCTTTCTATTAGGATCGATCACTAAAATTCCGATTCGGAAATTCGGTTTAGAATTTGCGTATGTGTTCGCGTCGTACTTTTTACTCTCCTGCTCTTTTTTTACGGGAAGAATAGCCGACGATCCAAACTACGTTTCGGGATTGCAGATAGCCGTATTGATCATAGTCTTCCTACCGATTCCGAGAAGAGTATCTTTTCTACTATATGGGGCTTCCATCTCAGTATTCATCCTAGCAGTTATTCTGTATTCCCCTCCATTGAATACCCCCCAAGCGGCGTATTCGATGCAAAACTTAGGAATTGCATATTCTGTTGCGATCGTCTTTTCGATTATCGTGGAAAAATACCGATTCGCGACATTCGTCGGTAATTTTAAAATCGTAGAAAAGAACCGTGAAATTTCCGAAAAGATGGATCAAATTCAGATTTTAAAAGAAAGACAAGACGGAGATTATTTTCTCACCTCTCTATTGCTAACTCCCCTTTTGAAAAAAGAAATCACTGCAGAATCGCCCCTAACCGTGGAATTTCTATTCGATCAATACAAGAAATTCAGCTTTCGGGGAAAGGAATACGAAATCGGCGGAGATTATACGAGCGCGTATGAAATTCTATTACGAGGAAAAAAATACACTGCGTTTATCAACGGCGATGCGATGGGCAAGTCGGTCCAAGGGGCAGGTGGAGCACTCGTTTTAGGATCCGTTTTCAATTCGATTATCAGTCGTTCTCGCCTTTCCCCTGAAATCCAAGCCAGGTCGCCGGAACGCTGGTTAAAGGAAGGATTTTTGGACCTGCAGAATGTCTTCGAGACATTCGACGGATTTATGTTAGTTTCGGCCGTTATGGGTCTAGTCGATCTCGGAACGGGAACGCTTTATTTTGTCAACGCCGAACATCCTTGGCCGGTCCTTTACAGGGACGGAAAAGCCTCTTTTTTGGGAACGGATTCGAATATACGAAAATTAGGAATTTCTGAAATTCTAAATTCGAAGATTGCAGTCCAAACCTTTAAGCTAAGACCCAACGATATTGTTTTTTGCGGTTCGGATGGAAAAGATGATCTTATATTGGAAGAGAACTTTTCTGGGAAACGAACCATCAACGAGGACGAGACGCAGTTTCTGCATTGCGTGGAGGAAAGCCAAGGCGATCTGGAAAAAATTCGAAGATCTCTTTTGACTAAGGGAAAATTATCCGACGATCTTAGCCTACTATCCCTCGCATATCGTCCGAGTCAGGATCCTTATAATTCGGACGAATCCTCGGTTTTAGTAAAAGCGGAAGCGGCGTTTAAAAGCCGAAATTACTCCGACGCCATTCACATACTGGAGGAATCTCTACCGAAAGATTCGGGCATATGGCAAGAACTTTCGCCGAAAATAGCCAAGGCCCTTTCGCGCTTGTACGATAAATTGGGGAGAATTAGAGAAGCCGCAATCTGGGCCGAAACGGCCTTGGATTGGGACCCTGCAGATTCCGAATTCTTTTTTCAAACCTCCCTTCTTTGGAAAAAAGTTTATGCTGCTTCCCGGGACGACGAGGCATTAGAACGAGCGTCGGAATACGGAGAGCGCTTCCGCGTTAGAACACCCGCGCACGTCCGCAATTTAATCAATCTATCCGATACATATCGCTTATTAGGAAATCGGGTGAGAGCGAGTAAGTTACTTGCGGAAGCTTCGGAGCTTTTACCGGATGATCCGAAAATCCGGAACCTCCGCCAATTATTAGAACAACGTAAACCCTGA
- a CDS encoding DUF1574 domain-containing protein encodes MKDKKILLIPFLILAISLMIDRFLTNSYFERYYSNTLSHLNYLSKEDLYEDLKIYLKKPPSERKKVLVFLGNSRSLLFPYHELREKYPDWILYNFSVPGGSPDYFLYWVERIVKDGLHPDFVVLDQSLEIFNKTPNLALDEVLIYGVSPGFLLRHWNRYSKEQWSIFLSKRIFHSYRDRPKLWRVRERLKNNSYWANNYADAVVNTLESLADQKGSTSREANVIKLPQDQLIKRSESDFQSYLSPYTFHSDMLEMQRDSVKLLKKAGISYATIWVRVARPYFRLYGTRKTNTPEGPQIPLDIWLTEIQKFDRETQTKLWDMNHDPQYTCDDFSDPGHMSPSCYPAYGDYVFRKLSEDVGPN; translated from the coding sequence ATGAAAGATAAGAAAATTCTTTTAATCCCGTTTTTGATTCTCGCAATCTCGCTGATGATAGACCGTTTTTTGACTAATAGTTACTTTGAAAGATACTATTCCAATACTCTATCTCACTTGAACTATTTAAGTAAAGAGGATCTTTACGAAGATTTAAAGATTTATCTAAAAAAGCCTCCGTCCGAAAGGAAAAAGGTTTTAGTATTTCTCGGAAACTCCAGATCGCTTCTCTTTCCATACCATGAATTGCGAGAAAAATATCCGGATTGGATTCTATACAATTTTTCCGTTCCGGGCGGTTCTCCCGATTACTTCTTGTACTGGGTGGAGAGGATCGTAAAGGACGGATTGCATCCCGATTTTGTGGTATTGGATCAATCTTTAGAAATTTTTAATAAAACGCCGAATTTAGCTCTTGATGAGGTCCTGATCTACGGAGTTTCGCCCGGATTTTTACTTCGTCATTGGAATCGATATTCGAAGGAGCAGTGGTCCATTTTTTTATCGAAGCGAATCTTTCATTCGTATCGCGATCGACCGAAACTTTGGAGAGTCCGTGAACGTTTAAAAAATAATTCCTATTGGGCCAATAATTATGCGGATGCCGTAGTGAATACATTGGAGTCGTTAGCCGATCAAAAGGGGAGCACGTCCAGGGAGGCAAACGTAATCAAACTTCCTCAGGATCAGTTGATTAAAAGGTCGGAATCCGATTTTCAATCCTATTTGAGTCCTTATACGTTTCACTCCGATATGTTGGAAATGCAAAGAGATTCGGTGAAATTATTAAAGAAAGCCGGGATTTCCTACGCGACAATTTGGGTCAGAGTCGCCAGACCGTATTTTAGGCTGTACGGAACCCGGAAAACGAATACGCCCGAGGGACCTCAAATCCCTTTGGACATTTGGCTTACGGAGATTCAAAAGTTCGATCGGGAAACCCAGACAAAACTTTGGGATATGAATCATGATCCGCAATATACCTGCGATGATTTCTCGGATCCGGGTCACATGTCTCCCAGTTGTTATCCCGCGTATGGGGATTACGTTTTTAGGAAATTATCGGAAGATGTAGGACCAAATTAG
- a CDS encoding patatin-like phospholipase family protein produces the protein MLSESTKSSYSFLESVWKELGTKKEIALAIAGGGIKAFYGLGFAFALRNWGIRIREVSGVSAGAAMAISALSETEEESSVYFEELTRRNPKNFYWNRLLRILPPFPHDGMARRTVSYCLKLPKLLSKAAKVRIHTVEIPGDQIQKNKNGKPNRRMLLARAARIIRAYFRDEELRRKGELPFHVLNKMKEWGWRERVFTEKEFSDHETVTQIVMNSCSAFPVLPLQSLGGNYYLDGGLTNNLLLEEFSSEIPKIAVFYEQTTLVGKAPEIVANTLLISPDTPFIEQGFDYTSPDLVRYAFEKGKEDAERNRGRILTHLAPTWKKHLLSFFEQIK, from the coding sequence ATGCTGTCTGAATCGACCAAATCATCCTATTCGTTTTTAGAATCCGTTTGGAAGGAACTGGGGACAAAAAAGGAAATTGCCCTGGCCATCGCAGGAGGCGGAATCAAGGCTTTTTACGGACTAGGCTTTGCATTTGCCCTTCGGAACTGGGGAATCCGGATTCGGGAAGTCTCCGGAGTAAGCGCCGGTGCTGCAATGGCGATCAGTGCCCTATCGGAAACCGAGGAAGAAAGTTCCGTCTACTTCGAAGAATTGACCCGAAGAAATCCAAAAAATTTTTACTGGAATCGGCTCTTGAGAATTCTTCCGCCCTTCCCCCATGACGGGATGGCTCGCCGGACAGTCAGCTATTGTTTAAAACTTCCTAAATTACTTTCGAAGGCTGCGAAAGTACGAATTCACACGGTTGAAATTCCAGGAGATCAAATTCAAAAAAATAAAAACGGAAAACCGAATAGGAGAATGCTTTTAGCGAGAGCGGCGAGAATTATTCGCGCCTATTTTAGGGATGAAGAATTAAGAAGAAAAGGGGAACTCCCATTCCACGTACTGAACAAAATGAAGGAATGGGGGTGGAGAGAACGAGTTTTTACTGAAAAAGAATTTTCCGATCATGAAACGGTTACTCAAATTGTCATGAATTCCTGTTCCGCCTTTCCGGTGCTTCCTTTGCAAAGTCTGGGCGGCAATTACTATTTAGATGGAGGGTTAACGAACAATCTTCTGCTAGAAGAATTCAGTTCCGAAATTCCGAAAATTGCGGTTTTCTATGAGCAGACTACGTTAGTGGGAAAAGCGCCGGAAATCGTAGCAAATACTCTACTAATCTCTCCGGATACCCCTTTTATCGAACAAGGGTTTGATTATACAAGTCCGGATCTAGTCCGTTATGCGTTCGAGAAAGGTAAGGAGGACGCAGAACGAAACCGAGGCCGTATCCTAACTCACCTGGCGCCTACCTGGAAAAAACACTTGCTTTCTTTTTTCGAACAAATAAAATAA
- a CDS encoding TetR/AcrR family transcriptional regulator — protein sequence MPKIVNHEKYKAEILSKCVDILARRGYSAVSMREIATELDVSTGTLYHYFSTKEDIFKELVKFVLSKDIQELQVYSKGEENQSIEKRVEALFTMVKDRESYFQNLLYIICDVSRLKNHEEEKQLIAEAMKEYVTIITKHLGITNPNLNRLLISIILGTVGQRIVDQDAIKLEDVTEVVKDFMGVVLANTFTF from the coding sequence ATGCCGAAAATCGTAAATCACGAGAAATATAAAGCGGAAATTCTTTCCAAGTGCGTTGATATTCTCGCGCGGAGAGGATATTCGGCAGTATCTATGCGGGAGATCGCCACCGAATTGGACGTATCCACCGGTACGCTGTATCATTATTTTTCTACAAAAGAAGATATTTTTAAAGAACTCGTAAAATTCGTCCTGAGTAAAGATATCCAAGAACTGCAAGTTTACTCGAAGGGAGAAGAAAACCAATCCATTGAAAAACGGGTGGAAGCCCTCTTTACGATGGTGAAGGATAGAGAAAGCTATTTTCAAAACCTCCTTTATATCATTTGCGATGTCTCTCGTTTAAAGAATCATGAAGAGGAAAAGCAACTCATTGCGGAAGCGATGAAGGAATATGTGACGATCATCACCAAGCATTTAGGCATCACGAATCCGAACTTAAATCGACTTTTGATCAGTATTATTTTAGGTACTGTCGGCCAAAGGATCGTCGATCAAGATGCCATTAAGCTAGAGGATGTTACAGAAGTCGTGAAAGACTTCATGGGCGTAGTGCTTGCAAATACGTTTACATTCTAG